TGCAGCTCGGCCCCGTACTCCCTGACCTGGACGGCAAGAAGCGGCCCGATGTCGCCCGATGGGTGCTGCGCGAGGTCTTCGAGCACTTCGGCATCGAGTCGCCCGCGGCGGCCGTGAACCACCCGGGCTGTGTCGTGCTGGACGTCCAGCACCGCTCCGGCCCGGACGTCATGGGGCCTGGCGAACACTCTCGCGTACGACGGGGTGCCGAAGCCGGGCCCGGGGGTGCGGCGTCGGGCCGCGCTGCGTGAGCCGGGCGACCCCGAAGTGGTGATCATCGACACCAACGGGCTCCAGAGCCTGGCCCGGCCCACCTCACCGGCCGCCGCAAGGGCTGGTGGCCGGCCGGACCGCTGCTCGCCCGGGCCCTGATCGACCTGCACCGCGAGGAGGGCGAGCCGGCCGGCGTCGTCACGCCGTACCCCGTGCAGGCGGAAGCCACCCTGGAGGCGCTCCGCGACACCGAGGGCAGCGGCGGTCAGTCGCCGAGGTCGGCACCACCCACCGCTTCCAGGGCCGCGAGTTCCCGGTGGTCGTCTTCGGCACCGTGGAGGACGACTACGGCGACGGCCTCTGGATGGCCCAGGCCTCCCGCGGCCCCGAAGCGACCTCGTGGGCCCGCAACGGCGTACGCCTCCTCAACGTCGCCGTCACCCGCGTCCAGACCAGGCTGTACGTACTCGGCAGCCGCAGCCGCAGCCGCAGCCTCGCGGCAGGTGAGGACACCGCCCTGGGCACACTGGCCACGCTCGTCCGCGCCCAGCGCGCCCGCTCGGTCCCCGCCACCCAGCTCATCGCGCCGGGCGGTCACATCGACCCCGGACTCGGCCAGTTCGGCGCCCGCCTGGCCGACGTCCTCTCCCGGCACGTCCAGGTCTCCGACAGCGACGACGAGATCTCCTTCTACGAGACCTTCGCCGCCCGTCTCGCGGAGGCCACGACCTCCCTGTGGATCTGGTCCCCTTGGACGGCGAACCGGCTGACCGGTCTGCTCCCGGTACTCGGCGAGGCCGTCCGACGCGGAGTCCGGGTGACGGTCTTCGTCCGAGACCCCTACGACACGGGCCAGAAGAAGCAGGCCGATCTGGTCAAACGGCTGCGCGCCGTGGTGTCGACCGTCGTCTCCGTCAACGTCATGCACCAGAAGATCGTCGTCATCGACGCGCGCACGGTACTGCTCGGCAGCCTCAACTCCCTTTCCCAGAGCCGCTCGCGCGAGGTCATGCTCACCATCAAGGGCGGCCACTTCGCGCGCAAGATCCTCACGCATGAGCACGCGGAGGACTTCGCACGGCCGCCCAGCTGCGGGGCCTGCCACGGCGACGAGGTGGACCTGCGCCGCCGCGGCAACGGGGCCTGGTACTGGCGCTGCTACAACCGCGCCTGGCCCGGCCGAAGGGGCGACAAGGCGTGGCAGACCGCGGTCCGGTTCAGGCCGGCGGGCCGCCGCTGACGGCGGGCCATGGGGGCCGTGGGGGCCGTGGGGGCCGGCCGAGGCCCCCACGCACTCCTGCGTGAGCAGCGAGGGAGCACAACAAAGAGCCGGACCCAGTGGAACTGGGTCCGGCTCTCGAAGTCTGGCACTTCAGCAGTCCAGCGGATTGATCACGCTGTCTGGCTGGAGTGCCCCCGGCAGGATTCGAACCTGCGCACACGGCTCCGGAGGCCGTTGCTCTATCCCCTGAGCTACGGGGGCGTTGTCGCTGTGTTGTGCGGCGACGGGTAGAACCCTACCAGCTCTGATGGGGTGTTCATGAACAGGTTTCGTGGGAGGTGGGGGAGGGGGCGCGGCGGGCGCGGCCGGGTCTCTAGCGCATGCGAGGGGCGTGGCGGTGAGGGTCGGGGAAAGGTCCCTCACACGGGGGCGGAAGTGGGGAAAACCGGGACGCAGTCACAGGCGGGGCCCTAGTCTCAAGATGTGCCTGGCTTGTCCGGTCGGATCCTCGTTG
This Streptomyces decoyicus DNA region includes the following protein-coding sequences:
- a CDS encoding DEAD/DEAH box helicase family protein — translated: MARAQYDKLARDAQGEIIRGAGVVATTPARFRTHKAVFEGGYDVVLVDQAGAATLPQVLLAVGKARTTAVLLGAFMQLGPVLPDLDGKKRPDVARWVLREVFEHFGIESPAAAVNHPGCVVLDVQHRSGPDVMGPGEHSRVRRGAEAGPGGAASGRAA
- a CDS encoding phospholipase D-like domain-containing protein, with the protein product MVVFGTVEDDYGDGLWMAQASRGPEATSWARNGVRLLNVAVTRVQTRLYVLGSRSRSRSLAAGEDTALGTLATLVRAQRARSVPATQLIAPGGHIDPGLGQFGARLADVLSRHVQVSDSDDEISFYETFAARLAEATTSLWIWSPWTANRLTGLLPVLGEAVRRGVRVTVFVRDPYDTGQKKQADLVKRLRAVVSTVVSVNVMHQKIVVIDARTVLLGSLNSLSQSRSREVMLTIKGGHFARKILTHEHAEDFARPPSCGACHGDEVDLRRRGNGAWYWRCYNRAWPGRRGDKAWQTAVRFRPAGRR